Proteins found in one Flavobacterium channae genomic segment:
- a CDS encoding AAA family ATPase codes for MIKLKNLEIQNFRHIQNQTVEFGNFITVITGLNGTGKSSILGWIAQLCDYKPKEMTILDTYFKEDYKNVFRFCPNNDYNQEYEVKFNYLSTDLLLEESKQINTRYVKKTDKSPERYRTDFDGRGKALNHPIIYLGLKRLIPLATENKISTFKTTISTKYNNTYSNLIREIFVLVNDNVNPEAIKSTNKKLLAIQTDSYSHLGNSAGQDNISQIISSLISFEILKEKQGSDFKGGIILIDELDSTLYAASQCKLIDILFRYARKLNIQIIFTTHSIEILEYLNDKVGNDTTVNYFNLVDGKVKNTINPSFEYVKRKIKNEVSESEKNEKISFICEDEVAQYFSKNLLNNSELKKIINIEKGPFPDGTLISMAESNHSIFKNVYYILDGDVKEKFKQKKIPPRTVFLPTKLRPESIMYDFIKNLSDDDEFWDDEKNFTKSTCFNNYTNNGKGSHKNWFVDPVNKRFFGSGYSRLFNRWKKDNLNEVEEFLNNIRKIL; via the coding sequence ATGATTAAATTAAAGAATTTAGAGATTCAAAATTTCAGACATATTCAAAATCAAACTGTTGAATTTGGAAATTTTATAACTGTAATAACAGGTTTAAATGGGACTGGAAAGTCATCTATTTTGGGTTGGATTGCTCAATTATGTGATTATAAGCCAAAGGAAATGACAATTTTGGATACATATTTCAAAGAAGATTATAAAAATGTTTTTAGATTTTGTCCCAACAATGATTATAATCAGGAATATGAAGTTAAATTCAATTATTTATCTACAGATTTATTATTAGAAGAAAGTAAGCAAATTAATACTAGGTATGTAAAGAAAACGGACAAGTCTCCTGAAAGATATAGAACTGATTTTGATGGTAGAGGTAAAGCATTAAATCATCCAATTATTTATTTAGGTTTAAAAAGATTGATTCCTTTAGCAACTGAAAATAAAATATCTACTTTTAAAACTACAATTTCTACCAAATATAATAATACTTACTCTAATTTGATTAGGGAGATATTTGTGTTAGTTAATGATAATGTTAATCCTGAAGCTATTAAGTCTACCAATAAAAAACTTTTAGCTATACAAACGGATTCTTATAGTCATTTAGGTAATTCGGCTGGGCAAGATAATATTTCGCAAATTATTTCATCATTAATTTCTTTTGAGATTTTAAAAGAGAAACAAGGTTCAGATTTTAAAGGAGGAATTATTCTAATTGACGAACTTGATTCAACTCTTTATGCAGCTTCTCAGTGTAAATTGATTGATATTTTGTTTAGATATGCGAGAAAACTAAATATACAAATAATTTTTACTACTCATTCAATTGAAATCTTAGAATATTTGAATGATAAAGTAGGAAATGATACAACAGTTAATTATTTTAATTTAGTAGATGGTAAAGTTAAAAATACTATAAATCCATCTTTTGAATATGTAAAGAGAAAAATTAAAAATGAAGTTTCAGAAAGTGAAAAAAATGAAAAAATTAGCTTTATTTGTGAGGATGAAGTAGCACAATATTTTTCTAAAAATCTTCTAAATAATTCTGAATTAAAGAAAATTATAAATATTGAAAAAGGTCCATTTCCAGACGGCACTTTAATTAGTATGGCTGAATCAAATCATTCGATTTTTAAGAATGTTTATTATATTTTGGATGGTGATGTTAAAGAAAAATTTAAGCAAAAGAAAATTCCTCCTCGAACTGTTTTTCTTCCTACAAAGTTAAGACCAGAATCCATAATGTATGATTTTATTAAAAATTTATCAGATGATGATGAATTTTGGGATGATGAAAAGAATTTTACTAAGTCAACTTGTTTTAATAACTATACTAACAATGGAAAAGGCTCGCATAAGAATTGGTTTGTTGATCCTGTGAACAAAAGATTTTTTGGCTCTGGCTATTCAAGACTATTTAACAGATGGAAAAAAGATAATTTAAATGAAGTAGAAGAGTTTTTAAATAATATTCGTAAAATATTATAA